From Chryseobacterium sp. H1D6B, a single genomic window includes:
- a CDS encoding TolC family protein — MKSNIIFIIVGCVLLNSSVYAQEKEVFSFASFLNEVKEKNLSYAAQKYNISMAEASILSAGIFPDPQLEMETSNNGVSRNMGYTMGTSLSWTLELGQKRKTRIETAKNQAEYTKLQLQDFLRNLLADAALGYIEALKSKSLLEVQKDSYQSMLQLAKSDSIRYLLGDISLVASKQSKLEASSLLNDIYAAESAQQQSLSALSIFLGGDAAEKNIKGDFNSFNRDFNSEDLISQAVNSRTDLLASRQNINTAVSRINLEKANRKIDLGISLGIEHNTTATNETAPSPAVNAVKLGASIPLKFSNRRNADLKIAEMSRSQAEIEYKEIENSIHTEVIQAFQQYQATQKQLKQFNNGMLAEAQSILKGIIYSYKRGESSILEVLNAQRTYNEMKQNYFQILADNAAALVELERKTGIWDIDF; from the coding sequence ATGAAATCTAATATCATTTTTATCATAGTAGGCTGCGTACTTCTTAATTCTTCTGTTTATGCACAGGAAAAAGAAGTTTTCAGTTTTGCATCCTTCCTCAATGAGGTTAAAGAAAAAAACCTAAGCTACGCCGCCCAGAAATACAATATCAGTATGGCTGAGGCTTCTATTTTGTCGGCAGGTATTTTTCCAGATCCGCAGCTTGAGATGGAAACTTCCAACAACGGGGTTTCCAGAAATATGGGCTATACGATGGGAACTTCCCTGAGCTGGACTTTAGAACTAGGACAAAAAAGAAAGACCAGAATAGAAACAGCTAAAAATCAAGCTGAATATACAAAACTTCAGCTTCAGGACTTCCTGAGAAACCTTCTTGCAGATGCTGCTCTAGGCTATATTGAAGCTTTAAAATCAAAATCCCTCCTGGAAGTTCAGAAAGACTCTTATCAAAGTATGCTACAGCTGGCAAAATCCGACAGTATCAGATACCTCTTGGGAGATATTTCTTTAGTAGCTTCCAAACAAAGTAAATTAGAAGCATCTTCTTTATTGAACGACATTTATGCTGCCGAAAGCGCCCAGCAGCAGAGCCTTTCCGCTCTTTCTATTTTTCTCGGCGGTGATGCAGCAGAAAAAAATATCAAAGGAGATTTCAATTCTTTCAACCGGGATTTTAATTCTGAAGATCTTATTTCACAGGCTGTAAACAGCAGGACAGATCTTTTAGCTTCGCGCCAGAATATCAATACTGCTGTCAGCCGTATTAATCTTGAAAAAGCCAACCGCAAAATAGATCTTGGAATAAGCTTAGGAATAGAACACAACACCACAGCTACGAATGAAACTGCCCCCTCTCCCGCCGTTAATGCAGTAAAATTGGGAGCAAGTATTCCTTTAAAATTTTCCAACCGTAGAAATGCTGATTTAAAAATAGCCGAGATGAGCCGTTCCCAAGCAGAAATTGAATATAAGGAAATTGAAAACAGCATCCATACGGAAGTGATACAGGCGTTTCAGCAGTATCAGGCAACGCAGAAGCAGCTGAAACAATTTAATAACGGAATGCTGGCTGAAGCCCAAAGTATTTTGAAAGGCATTATTTACAGCTATAAAAGAGGAGAAAGTTCCATATTAGAAGTTCTTAATGCTCAAAGAACTTATAACGAAATGAAACAAAATTATTTCCAGATTCTTGCGGATAATGCGGCTGCCCTTGTTGAACTTGAACGCAAGACCGGTATCTGGGATATTGATTTTTAA
- a CDS encoding efflux RND transporter periplasmic adaptor subunit → MVINKFYIKTILPAVLLVFIVSCNDSKTPISQKNTVTAQGNRITISENNPVLKKILTETVTEKEYSSSITSVGTIETIPTNYAEIASPFSGRVIKSFVNIGQRVSAGSPVFEIISPDYFSIQKEYSDALNDSKLAEKNYRRQQDLVRHGVGIQRELEEAETEYKNKKTSLSNTSSALQVYNSKGSGGSLIVRAPISGEVISNKLVTGQYLKEDAEPVMIIAALSKVWISGDVKEKDIRFIKNGDPVSVNVSTYPDLEITGKVYHINEILNEDTRSIKVIIQCDNPEKKLKPGMFATISYSTNSEKAILIPDSALLQKGGSQYVWIKTGKNQFTKRIVTPGESIEKRVKIISGLQAGDILMSQGGIYMPDTR, encoded by the coding sequence ATGGTTATAAACAAGTTCTATATAAAAACAATACTGCCTGCCGTACTTCTAGTTTTCATTGTTTCGTGCAATGACAGCAAGACACCCATTTCTCAAAAGAACACAGTAACAGCACAAGGAAACCGTATTACTATTTCAGAAAACAATCCTGTATTAAAAAAAATTCTGACTGAAACTGTAACAGAAAAAGAATACAGCAGCAGTATCACTTCTGTAGGCACTATAGAAACCATTCCTACTAATTATGCAGAGATTGCAAGTCCGTTTTCCGGAAGGGTTATTAAATCCTTCGTGAATATCGGCCAGAGAGTGAGCGCCGGAAGTCCTGTGTTTGAGATTATTTCTCCAGATTATTTTTCGATACAAAAAGAATATTCTGATGCATTGAATGATTCAAAGCTCGCAGAAAAAAATTACAGACGCCAGCAGGATCTTGTAAGACACGGCGTAGGAATTCAAAGAGAATTAGAAGAAGCCGAAACAGAATATAAAAATAAAAAAACCTCTTTATCCAATACCTCTTCAGCATTACAAGTATACAACAGCAAAGGTTCCGGAGGCTCTCTCATTGTAAGAGCTCCTATCAGCGGGGAAGTCATTTCCAATAAATTGGTAACCGGCCAGTATCTAAAAGAAGATGCGGAACCTGTCATGATCATTGCTGCACTTTCCAAAGTATGGATCTCGGGAGACGTGAAGGAAAAAGACATCCGTTTCATCAAAAATGGAGATCCTGTTTCAGTAAATGTAAGCACCTATCCAGATTTAGAAATTACAGGAAAAGTTTATCATATCAACGAAATACTGAATGAAGACACACGGAGTATTAAAGTGATCATACAATGTGACAATCCTGAAAAAAAACTAAAACCCGGGATGTTTGCAACAATCAGCTATTCTACAAACTCGGAGAAAGCTATTCTAATTCCTGACAGTGCCCTGCTGCAGAAAGGAGGCAGCCAGTATGTCTGGATAAAAACAGGAAAAAATCAATTTACAAAACGTATTGTAACTCCCGGAGAATCTATCGAAAAGAGGGTTAAAATCATTTCAGGCCTTCAAGCAGGAGATATTCTTATGAGCCAGGGTGGAATTTATATGCCGGATACCAGATAA
- a CDS encoding DUF1801 domain-containing protein — translation MQIPADSVEEYISKIPEDRQEAFKKLFSAVNDNLPAGFEQVMSYGMIGWAVPLETYPDGYHCAPGTPLPFINLASQKNFIALYHMGIYSRPELLDWFISEFPKYSNKKLDMGKSCIRFKKMDDIPFQLIAELSRKMIPEDWINMYESKYKR, via the coding sequence ATGCAAATTCCCGCTGATTCTGTAGAAGAGTATATCTCAAAAATTCCTGAGGACAGACAGGAAGCCTTTAAAAAACTCTTTAGTGCCGTGAATGATAATTTACCAGCCGGCTTTGAACAAGTAATGAGCTATGGAATGATCGGATGGGCAGTTCCTTTGGAAACTTATCCTGACGGTTATCATTGTGCACCGGGTACTCCTTTGCCCTTTATCAATCTGGCTTCCCAGAAAAATTTTATTGCCCTCTATCACATGGGGATTTATTCCAGACCTGAACTGCTGGATTGGTTTATCTCTGAATTTCCGAAGTACTCTAACAAAAAATTAGATATGGGAAAATCCTGCATAAGGTTCAAAAAAATGGATGATATCCCTTTTCAATTAATTGCTGAGCTGAGCAGAAAAATGATTCCTGAAGACTGGATCAATATGTATGAATCAAAGTATAAAAGATAA
- the mgtA gene encoding magnesium-translocating P-type ATPase, with translation MLKKHTNKVLNASSFSKIREAAAADEKIVFAVLETSAEGISENTVKDRIKIYGRNEIAIQKAPSWIKQLVHSFFNPFNYILACIVVISIFLDVVLAPADEKDFSTSIIISIMLLFSTGLRFIQEFRSSKAAEALKKMVKTSCLTKRKFKESEEIDITEIVPGDIILLSAGDMVPADCRILKSKDLFISESILTGEALPVEKNSLPAPNAQKISPLALQNVCFMGTNVVSGSATVAVISTGTFTYFGSISRSLNSKRPETSFDIGINKVSFLLIRFMLVMTPVIFLINGLAKGDWTQALLFSIAIAVGLTPEMLPMIVTANLAKGAMNMSKKKVIVKRLNAIQNIGAMDVLCTDKTGTLTLDKIVLETHRNVQGIEDDEVLKWAYLNSFHQTGLKNLLDKAVLEHAEVHNLMKADESYLKIDEIPFDFERRRMSVILSTANGRHLMITKGAVEETLSLCKYALDPGEDHSLHIENDNIVPLDDAMKQKILEMSEKLNAEGLRVLLIAIREFDGSHPLNYSVSHENNLILTGCIGFLDPAKPSAGPSIKALQKLGVEVKVVTGDNEIVAKKICRDVDIPVNHIMLGDELENISDEELSRDMEHYSIFAKVSPLQKQRIVKVLKSKGHTVGFMGDGINDAAAIKEADVGISVDTGADIAKESADIILLEKDLMVLRSGVIYGRRTFGNIIKYIKMTSSSNFGNMFSMIGASIFLPFLPMLPLQILIQNLLYDISQSSIPWDTMDKDFLEKPKKWEAQSIQKFMLFIGPISSIFDYATFAVMFFIFKANSPEHQTLFQTGWFVEGLLSQTLIVHIIRTKKIPFIQSWSAAPVAALTSLIMAIGIVIPFTPIAGYLKMQPLPLSYFPYLIIILLSYCTLTQIIKTWYIKKFNQWL, from the coding sequence ATGCTAAAAAAACATACCAACAAGGTTTTGAATGCATCCTCATTTTCTAAAATCAGAGAAGCTGCCGCTGCGGATGAAAAAATAGTATTTGCTGTACTGGAAACCTCAGCAGAAGGAATCAGTGAAAACACAGTAAAAGACCGCATTAAAATCTACGGCAGAAATGAAATTGCTATTCAGAAAGCTCCTTCATGGATCAAGCAGCTTGTCCATTCTTTTTTTAATCCCTTTAATTACATTTTAGCATGTATTGTTGTGATTTCAATTTTCCTTGATGTAGTCCTTGCTCCTGCTGATGAAAAAGATTTCAGCACCAGCATTATCATCAGCATCATGCTCCTATTCAGTACAGGTTTAAGGTTTATTCAGGAGTTTAGAAGCAGTAAAGCCGCTGAAGCTTTAAAGAAAATGGTAAAAACCAGCTGTCTTACCAAAAGAAAATTCAAGGAAAGTGAAGAAATTGACATTACGGAAATTGTTCCCGGAGACATCATTCTGCTTTCTGCAGGAGATATGGTTCCCGCCGACTGCAGAATTTTAAAAAGCAAGGATCTTTTCATCAGCGAGTCTATTTTAACCGGTGAAGCGCTGCCTGTTGAAAAAAACAGCCTTCCAGCGCCTAATGCTCAAAAGATAAGTCCGCTGGCACTGCAGAATGTATGTTTCATGGGAACTAATGTAGTGAGTGGTTCAGCAACTGTGGCTGTAATAAGCACCGGAACTTTCACTTATTTCGGAAGCATCAGCCGAAGTTTAAATTCTAAAAGACCTGAAACCTCTTTTGATATCGGCATCAATAAAGTGAGCTTTCTGCTCATCCGTTTTATGCTGGTGATGACGCCTGTTATTTTTCTCATTAATGGCCTGGCAAAAGGAGACTGGACACAGGCTCTTTTATTTTCAATCGCAATCGCAGTGGGTCTTACCCCTGAAATGCTTCCAATGATCGTTACGGCCAATCTAGCCAAAGGAGCTATGAACATGAGCAAGAAAAAAGTGATCGTTAAAAGATTGAATGCCATCCAGAACATTGGAGCCATGGATGTTTTATGTACGGATAAAACAGGAACGCTTACTTTAGATAAAATCGTGTTAGAGACCCACAGAAATGTCCAGGGAATAGAAGATGATGAAGTATTGAAATGGGCTTACCTCAACAGTTTTCACCAGACCGGACTGAAAAACCTTTTGGACAAAGCCGTTCTGGAACATGCAGAGGTTCACAACTTAATGAAAGCGGATGAATCTTATCTAAAAATTGATGAAATCCCATTTGATTTTGAAAGACGAAGAATGTCTGTTATCCTCAGTACCGCCAATGGAAGACATTTAATGATCACTAAAGGTGCAGTAGAAGAAACACTTTCGCTTTGTAAATATGCCTTAGATCCAGGAGAAGACCACAGTTTACATATTGAGAATGACAATATAGTTCCGCTTGATGATGCGATGAAGCAGAAAATCCTCGAAATGTCTGAAAAGCTTAACGCTGAAGGTTTGAGAGTATTGTTAATCGCCATCCGTGAGTTTGACGGAAGCCATCCTTTGAATTATTCAGTATCACATGAAAATAATTTGATTTTAACAGGTTGTATAGGCTTCCTAGATCCAGCAAAACCTTCTGCCGGGCCGAGTATTAAAGCCTTACAGAAATTAGGGGTTGAAGTAAAAGTAGTCACCGGAGATAATGAAATTGTAGCTAAAAAAATATGCCGTGATGTTGACATACCCGTTAACCACATTATGCTGGGAGACGAACTGGAAAATATCTCTGATGAAGAACTCAGCAGAGACATGGAACACTATTCCATTTTCGCAAAAGTAAGCCCGCTTCAAAAACAGCGTATTGTAAAGGTATTAAAATCCAAAGGCCACACTGTTGGGTTTATGGGCGATGGGATCAATGATGCTGCAGCGATCAAAGAGGCCGATGTAGGAATTTCAGTGGATACAGGAGCGGATATTGCTAAAGAAAGCGCTGATATTATTCTTTTGGAAAAAGATTTAATGGTTCTAAGAAGCGGAGTAATCTATGGAAGAAGAACGTTTGGAAACATCATTAAGTATATCAAAATGACCTCCAGCAGCAATTTTGGAAATATGTTCAGTATGATAGGAGCCAGCATCTTTCTGCCTTTTCTTCCCATGCTGCCATTACAGATCTTGATTCAGAATCTGTTGTATGATATCTCCCAGTCGTCCATTCCGTGGGATACAATGGATAAAGATTTCCTTGAAAAACCTAAAAAATGGGAAGCACAGAGTATTCAGAAATTCATGCTTTTTATCGGCCCTATAAGTTCAATTTTTGATTATGCCACTTTCGCGGTGATGTTCTTTATTTTCAAGGCCAACAGTCCGGAACATCAGACTCTCTTTCAGACCGGATGGTTTGTGGAAGGCCTTCTTTCACAGACATTGATTGTGCATATCATCAGAACAAAAAAGATCCCGTTCATCCAAAGCTGGAGTGCAGCTCCTGTTGCTGCTCTAACGAGTCTGATTATGGCAATAGGTATTGTCATTCCGTTTACTCCGATAGCCGGATATTTAAAAATGCAGCCGCTGCCTTTAAGTTATTTCCCTTATTTAATTATCATCCTGTTAAGCTACTGCACGCTTACTCAAATCATTAAAACATGGTACATCAAAAAATTCAACCAATGGTTATAA
- a CDS encoding T9SS type A sorting domain-containing protein — MKVNRFFGALSLCALFSASDIMAQNFQTMPVQSGYNADVIANGIGSSMTSTTMDVDGVSFAFVARDFQLTSSSAVLSYGIPANGIINSVVSGTPGLSYQLGSLSANNSLRLASTGETGTLIFAAPKAAFKLYMLSTSGSGTSTVNVTVNFSDNTTQVFTGLSLLDWYNGANYAIQGIGRINRTNDVLESNTTNPRLYQSVLNIDAANQTKLIQSVTVSKSAGSGISNVFAFSADAFTDCSAPALQPVGTLSSNTAQVSWTVPATTQAASYDIYYSTANTAPTSTTTPNITGITGTSAAIGSLSPATTYYYWVRTKCNTATSQSAWSFSGSFTTLCGAVVPSYTNTFSSFPGGCWNAGLSGGTPASGPNGTNAYWAQDGFLNVGTTGAVRINLYTTGRAGWLKTIPFDLSAGGYRVKFDYGITTYSGTAASPMGSDDIVQFLVSNDGGTTWNILKTWDVNETPSNVSAGYVYNLTGNTSANTVFALYGSDGTVDDAPDYNFYIDNFTVESIQLGTSEINGSKKTVSIHPNPFKDVLSISDTREMKSVVVTDVSGRVLKTIENPAKEINLSMLNSGLYLLTIQFKDGSSSAVKAIKQ, encoded by the coding sequence ATGAAAGTAAATCGATTTTTTGGAGCTTTAAGTCTTTGTGCTCTATTTTCAGCGTCTGATATAATGGCGCAGAATTTCCAAACAATGCCTGTACAGTCTGGATACAATGCCGATGTCATTGCGAACGGAATCGGATCATCTATGACCTCTACAACGATGGATGTAGATGGAGTTTCTTTTGCTTTCGTGGCAAGAGATTTTCAGCTTACATCCTCAAGTGCTGTTCTTAGTTATGGGATTCCGGCCAATGGGATTATTAATTCTGTGGTATCGGGTACGCCGGGGCTTAGTTATCAGCTAGGCAGCTTAAGCGCAAACAATTCTTTAAGACTTGCCAGTACCGGAGAGACAGGAACCCTTATTTTTGCTGCGCCAAAAGCAGCCTTTAAGTTGTATATGCTGTCTACCAGCGGCAGCGGAACTTCTACTGTAAATGTGACGGTGAATTTCTCAGATAATACTACCCAGGTATTTACAGGGCTCAGCCTTTTAGACTGGTATAATGGAGCTAATTATGCCATTCAGGGAATTGGAAGAATTAACAGAACCAATGATGTATTAGAATCCAATACAACTAATCCAAGACTTTATCAATCAGTATTAAATATTGATGCCGCAAATCAGACAAAACTTATACAGAGTGTTACGGTGTCCAAAAGTGCAGGAAGCGGAATTTCAAATGTTTTTGCTTTTTCTGCGGATGCATTTACAGACTGCTCTGCTCCTGCTTTACAGCCGGTAGGTACACTCTCTTCAAACACCGCTCAGGTTTCCTGGACGGTTCCTGCGACGACACAGGCAGCAAGTTATGATATTTATTACAGTACCGCTAATACTGCACCTACGAGTACCACTACTCCCAATATTACCGGGATTACCGGAACTTCTGCTGCAATCGGCAGCTTATCACCCGCTACAACCTATTATTATTGGGTAAGAACTAAATGTAATACTGCAACCAGCCAGAGCGCCTGGTCTTTCTCCGGTTCTTTTACTACTTTATGCGGTGCAGTAGTACCGTCTTATACCAATACTTTCAGTTCTTTTCCGGGAGGCTGCTGGAATGCCGGTTTGTCAGGAGGAACTCCGGCATCGGGACCAAATGGGACTAACGCATATTGGGCACAGGATGGATTTTTAAATGTGGGAACAACTGGTGCAGTAAGAATTAATCTTTATACTACGGGAAGAGCAGGATGGCTTAAAACAATTCCATTTGATCTTTCTGCAGGGGGGTATAGAGTGAAATTTGATTATGGGATCACTACTTATTCTGGGACAGCAGCTTCTCCAATGGGTTCCGATGATATTGTACAGTTTTTAGTTTCTAATGACGGCGGAACTACATGGAACATATTGAAGACGTGGGATGTTAATGAGACTCCGTCCAACGTATCGGCGGGCTACGTATATAACTTAACAGGTAATACAAGTGCCAACACCGTTTTTGCATTGTATGGAAGTGACGGAACAGTAGATGATGCTCCCGATTATAATTTTTATATCGATAATTTTACCGTGGAATCTATACAATTAGGTACTTCTGAGATCAACGGCAGTAAGAAAACAGTGAGTATTCACCCTAACCCTTTCAAAGATGTTTTATCTATTTCGGACACTAGAGAAATGAAATCTGTAGTCGTTACTGATGTTTCAGGAAGAGTCTTGAAAACCATTGAAAACCCTGCTAAAGAAATTAATTTGAGTATGCTGAATTCAGGATTGTATTTACTGACGATCCAATTTAAAGACGGCTCTAGCTCTGCGGTGAAAGCCATTAAACAGTAA
- a CDS encoding MgtC/SapB family protein codes for MNTLEFALRLFTALVLGAGIGLERQWHQKSAGLRTNTLVCLGSAAFVLLSIRIGGDATGRICSYIVSGIGFLGGGVIMKDGLTVRGINTAATIWCSASVGSLAALGFFPEAAITSGFIILTHTLLRPLGSKLGSKTLRINTSEYLITVKCRTEIENHTRVLLMQSFNSNDKVLLKSLTSDDTENPENIIISAEVYSSSPQDSFIEKAVSRLTLEDKVIKVSWEIIGTENDL; via the coding sequence ATGAATACATTAGAATTTGCTCTCCGCTTATTTACAGCATTGGTTTTGGGAGCAGGCATCGGCCTTGAAAGACAATGGCATCAAAAAAGTGCCGGTCTTCGGACAAATACATTAGTTTGTTTAGGCTCTGCTGCGTTTGTCTTGCTTTCCATTAGAATCGGCGGCGATGCTACGGGAAGAATCTGTTCTTATATCGTAAGCGGAATTGGCTTTCTTGGCGGCGGCGTCATTATGAAAGACGGTCTTACCGTCCGGGGTATCAATACAGCGGCCACAATCTGGTGTTCTGCATCTGTAGGTTCATTAGCTGCTTTAGGCTTTTTCCCGGAAGCTGCAATCACAAGCGGATTTATCATCTTAACCCACACTTTATTACGTCCTCTCGGATCTAAATTAGGTTCCAAAACACTGCGCATCAACACCTCCGAATATCTTATCACTGTAAAATGCAGAACTGAAATCGAAAATCATACGAGGGTTCTGCTGATGCAGTCCTTTAATTCAAATGATAAAGTATTACTAAAGTCGCTGACCAGCGACGATACCGAAAACCCCGAAAATATAATTATTTCAGCTGAAGTTTATTCTTCATCTCCTCAAGACAGTTTCATCGAAAAAGCAGTAAGCAGACTGACTCTTGAAGATAAAGTAATAAAAGTCAGCTGGGAAATCATAGGAACTGAAAACGATCTATAA
- a CDS encoding pyridoxal phosphate-dependent aminotransferase — protein sequence MPNISNRAQHMPPSPVRKLVPFALKAKQKGIKVYHLNIGQPDIETPETALNALKNIDLKVLEYALSEGNIEYRQALTDYYHSLDFTDLTPDNFIVTNGGSEALNFAISTLCDDGDEVIIPEPYYANYNGFTSTFNVNVVAVPSTIDTGFALPPIEEFEKKITEKTRAIVICNPGNPTGYLYTREELQQLAEIALKYDIVIISDEVYREYVYDGKQQISMLAFPELSENCIIIDSESKRYSMCGVRIGCMITRSKKIHDAAMLFAQARLSPVLLGQIAATAAHQNDGAYIRAVREEYTHRRNILVDLLNAIPGVICPKPRGAFYCVAELPVDDTEKFAQWLLEKFSDRNETIMVAPAGGFYSNPELGKKQVRIAYVLKEQDLRRSAEILKNALQQYKLEFHL from the coding sequence ATGCCGAATATTTCAAACAGAGCACAACACATGCCGCCGTCGCCGGTAAGAAAACTAGTTCCTTTCGCTTTAAAAGCAAAACAAAAAGGAATAAAAGTATACCACCTTAATATCGGACAGCCGGATATTGAAACTCCGGAAACGGCTTTAAATGCTTTAAAAAATATTGATTTAAAAGTATTGGAATATGCACTGTCTGAGGGAAATATAGAATACAGACAAGCACTTACAGACTATTATCATTCTTTAGATTTTACAGATCTGACGCCTGATAATTTCATTGTAACCAATGGAGGTTCTGAAGCATTAAATTTTGCGATCTCTACTTTATGTGATGATGGTGATGAGGTGATCATTCCAGAACCTTATTATGCGAACTATAATGGTTTCACAAGTACATTCAATGTAAATGTTGTAGCTGTACCGTCAACTATTGATACTGGTTTTGCCCTTCCTCCCATTGAAGAATTTGAGAAAAAAATCACTGAAAAGACCAGAGCAATTGTTATCTGCAACCCTGGAAATCCTACGGGATATCTTTACACCCGTGAAGAACTGCAGCAGTTAGCCGAGATTGCTTTAAAATATGATATCGTTATTATATCTGATGAGGTGTACAGAGAATATGTATATGACGGAAAACAGCAGATCTCTATGCTTGCATTTCCTGAACTAAGCGAAAACTGTATTATCATCGATTCTGAATCTAAGCGTTATTCTATGTGCGGCGTAAGAATCGGATGTATGATCACCCGTTCCAAAAAAATCCATGATGCAGCAATGCTTTTTGCACAGGCAAGACTGAGCCCGGTACTTCTGGGACAGATCGCAGCCACTGCGGCACACCAAAATGACGGAGCTTACATCCGTGCAGTAAGAGAAGAATATACCCATAGAAGAAATATCCTCGTAGATCTGTTAAATGCTATTCCAGGAGTTATCTGCCCAAAACCTAGAGGTGCATTCTATTGTGTAGCTGAACTTCCGGTAGATGATACTGAAAAATTCGCACAATGGCTGTTAGAAAAATTCTCTGATAGAAATGAAACCATCATGGTCGCTCCTGCAGGCGGATTCTACAGCAATCCTGAGCTTGGGAAGAAGCAGGTAAGAATCGCTTATGTTTTGAAAGAACAAGATCTGAGAAGAAGCGCTGAGATTCTTAAAAATGCACTACAGCAGTACAAACTAGAGTTTCACCTTTAA